One window of Diabrotica undecimpunctata isolate CICGRU chromosome 8, icDiaUnde3, whole genome shotgun sequence genomic DNA carries:
- the Uqcc1 gene encoding ubiquinol-cytochrome-c reductase complex assembly factor 1 → MNITRFIGYNVILKPATVAKLQNNGLKICSNSKLLSIKQTAYLRQSQVKLVSTYEVKNEQKGESFLKKALKKIPFINVDRVKIKARGYILYEEIADKIDYLEFFKEFELLDTFYSWFTVTELHIWMLSLRAMAEGENGKDLRNAIVEALWTDVAQRVKRLGSGSPSMLRNQIVELSEQMQAAFISYDEGIQSDDIVLAGAVWRRFYKMEHADPSNLDKLVKHIRKQVCVLDNLSSENLFKEAPINWLPVKES, encoded by the exons ATGAATATTACTAGATTTATAGGCTATAATGTAATATTAAAACCTGCAACG GTCGCAAAGCTACAAAACAATGGGTTAAAAATAtgttcaaattcaaaattattaagCATCAAACAGACAGCTTACTTAAGACAGAGTCAGGTAAAGTTGGTTTCTACATATGAAGTAAAAAATGAGCAAAAAGGAGAGAGTTTTCTCAAGAAAGCTTTGAAGAAGATTCCTTTTATTAATGTTGATCGAGTG aaaattaaagCTAGAGGGTACATCCTGTATGAAGAAATAGCAGATAAAATTGACTATCTTgaattttttaaagaatttgaaTTGTTAGATACTTTCTACTCATGGTTCACAGTAACTGAGTTACATATTTGGATGTTAAGTTTAAGGGCTATGGCAGAAGGTGAAAATGGGAAAGATCTTAGGAATGCTATTGTAGAAGCTTTGTGGACTGATGTTGCACAAAGGGTTAAAAGATTAGGG tcaGGCAGTCCATCTATGTTAAGGAACCAAATTGTAGAATTATCAGAGCAAATGCAAGCTGCATTCATATCTTACGATGAAGGTATTCAATCTGATGATATAGTGTTAGCTGGAGCTGTATGGAGAAGATTTTACAAGATGGAGCATGCAGATCCTTCTAACCTAGATAAACTTGTGAAACATATAAGAAAACAG GTTTGTGTCTTGGATAATTTATCTTCCGAAAACTTATTTAAAGAGGCGCCCATTAATTGGTTACCAGTCAAAGAAAGTTAA